A DNA window from Pontimonas salivibrio contains the following coding sequences:
- a CDS encoding NAD(P)/FAD-dependent oxidoreductase: MSGARVLIVGGGPVGLAAAVFAHQAGLTPVIVEAGASDGDKACGEGLMPGVAPLLAELGIDPPGHELVGVSYSHGNTHVEHLFPDSSGRGVRRTALVDALRTRADQCGVERIRARVTGVDQDRQGVRLVCADAADQHADYVLACDGLHSTIAAELGLVRPPAKNSRRYGLRQHFYRAPWSSMIEVHYAGDTELYITPVATDTVGVAVLGPKGLSLQETIAQVPAVAKRLAGATPASSLRGAGPFPHRVKKARVGRVLLVGDAAGYVDAITGEGLRVGFAQAKEAVASIRSGSPESYPGRWRAVTREFRVLTRGLVVLASSPLRGRIVPLAHRFPGLFGAVVNRLAS, translated from the coding sequence GTGAGTGGTGCGCGAGTACTCATTGTGGGCGGCGGACCAGTGGGTCTGGCCGCCGCAGTGTTTGCCCACCAGGCTGGCCTCACGCCCGTGATTGTGGAGGCGGGAGCTTCTGATGGCGATAAAGCGTGCGGTGAAGGGTTGATGCCCGGAGTTGCGCCGCTGTTGGCCGAGTTGGGTATTGACCCACCAGGACACGAACTGGTGGGGGTGTCTTACTCTCACGGCAACACCCACGTCGAACACCTGTTTCCCGATTCATCGGGGCGGGGTGTGCGACGAACTGCACTGGTTGACGCTCTTCGAACACGCGCCGACCAGTGCGGTGTGGAGCGCATTCGCGCTCGGGTCACCGGAGTGGACCAGGACCGACAGGGTGTCCGGCTCGTTTGTGCTGACGCAGCTGATCAACACGCAGATTATGTACTGGCCTGTGACGGGCTGCACTCCACAATCGCCGCCGAATTGGGTCTCGTGCGACCACCCGCAAAGAACTCTCGTCGCTATGGCCTTCGACAGCATTTTTACCGGGCACCATGGAGTTCCATGATTGAAGTCCACTACGCGGGTGACACCGAGTTATACATCACCCCGGTAGCCACCGACACGGTCGGTGTTGCCGTATTGGGTCCGAAAGGTCTGAGCCTCCAGGAGACCATCGCCCAGGTGCCCGCGGTGGCGAAGCGTCTGGCCGGAGCGACTCCTGCTTCCAGCCTTCGCGGTGCGGGGCCTTTTCCCCACCGGGTGAAAAAGGCGCGGGTGGGCCGAGTGTTACTCGTGGGGGATGCCGCCGGTTACGTCGATGCGATCACCGGTGAGGGCCTCCGGGTGGGCTTTGCCCAAGCCAAAGAAGCTGTGGCGAGCATTCGCTCGGGTTCCCCCGAGTCGTATCCCGGGCGTTGGCGGGCGGTGACCAGGGAGTTTCGAGTGCTGACGAGAGGTTTGGTGGTGTTGGCGTCGTCGCCACTTCGGGGACGTATCGTGCCCCTGGCCCACCGATTCCCGGGACTATTCGGTGCTGTTGTGAACAGGTTGGCGAGTTAG
- a CDS encoding UbiA family prenyltransferase: MVRTLSAIIRSSHPGPTLAVTTLSLLLALAFNLPAGNAAWIVIAVLLNQVAVGVSNDVVDVARDRRAGRKDKPIAAGEITLATARWAVVIAGTLSLGLSAWVHPIVGLWQAVFLASGLAYNFGLKATVFSALTYATGFGSLPILVSMGAEPAAWPPLWVVVVGASLGVSAHFANVLPDGDTDRLEGVRGLPQRLSRPVAAAVIVVLTVLSSVMLITGGGSGALITTVLAGIIASSIAIWAGLLALWPGSTIWPFRLSMLAALVLALGLVGAISG; encoded by the coding sequence GTGGTGCGCACATTGAGCGCGATTATTCGCTCCAGCCATCCTGGCCCCACACTGGCAGTCACCACTCTGTCGCTGCTACTCGCATTGGCCTTTAACCTGCCGGCGGGAAATGCTGCCTGGATTGTGATTGCGGTGTTGTTGAACCAGGTCGCTGTTGGGGTGTCAAACGATGTGGTGGATGTGGCACGCGACCGGCGGGCGGGACGAAAAGATAAACCGATTGCCGCCGGGGAAATCACTCTCGCCACCGCACGGTGGGCGGTGGTGATTGCGGGCACGTTGTCTTTGGGTCTCTCCGCGTGGGTGCATCCCATTGTGGGGCTGTGGCAGGCAGTGTTTTTAGCCTCCGGACTGGCCTATAACTTTGGCCTCAAAGCCACAGTGTTTTCCGCTCTCACCTACGCGACTGGGTTTGGCTCACTTCCCATCCTGGTGAGCATGGGTGCTGAACCCGCCGCCTGGCCACCTTTGTGGGTGGTGGTGGTCGGTGCCAGTTTGGGAGTCTCGGCCCACTTCGCAAACGTCTTACCCGACGGCGACACCGACCGCCTTGAGGGTGTCCGTGGCCTGCCACAGCGGCTGTCTCGCCCCGTTGCCGCTGCGGTCATTGTGGTGTTGACGGTGTTGTCGTCGGTAATGCTCATTACCGGTGGGGGCAGTGGCGCCCTCATCACCACAGTGTTAGCCGGGATTATCGCGTCATCTATTGCCATTTGGGCGGGTTTACTTGCGCTCTGGCCAGGCTCCACGATCTGGCCGTTTCGACTCTCGATGCTCGCCGCGCTAGTACTCGCCTTAGGGCTGGTCGGAGCAATTTCCGGCTAG
- a CDS encoding SPFH domain-containing protein yields MIDLLEVINVDLIIPLILIVAVVAFFVRAIRIIPQANAGVVERLGRYNRTLEAGLNLLIPFVDRLRPLIDLREQVVSFPPQPVITSDNLVVQIDTVVYYQVTNAKSALYEIEDFVMGIEQITITTLRNVVGGIDLEQALTSRETINAALRGVLDEATGKWGVRVNRVEIKSIEPPETVKVAMEMQMRANREKRAVILTAEGAKQSEILTAEGAKQAAILNAEGDAQAAVLRAEGEAKAVTEVFNAVRAAELDESMLAYRYLEQLPELAKGDANKVWVIPSELSGAMHKLSQAFGQKGK; encoded by the coding sequence ATGATTGACCTTCTGGAGGTAATCAACGTGGACCTCATCATTCCTCTCATTCTCATCGTGGCCGTCGTGGCCTTCTTTGTCCGCGCCATCCGCATCATCCCCCAAGCAAACGCGGGAGTTGTCGAGAGGCTTGGCCGCTACAACCGCACCCTGGAGGCAGGGCTAAACCTTCTGATTCCGTTTGTCGACCGGCTTCGGCCACTTATTGACCTTCGTGAACAGGTCGTGTCCTTCCCCCCACAGCCCGTGATCACCTCAGACAACCTCGTGGTGCAAATCGACACGGTGGTTTACTACCAAGTGACTAACGCCAAATCGGCCCTCTACGAAATCGAAGACTTCGTGATGGGGATCGAACAGATCACCATCACCACGCTTCGAAACGTGGTCGGTGGAATCGATTTGGAGCAGGCGCTGACCTCCAGAGAAACCATCAACGCCGCCTTGCGCGGTGTCCTCGATGAGGCCACCGGCAAATGGGGGGTTCGAGTCAACCGGGTCGAAATCAAATCCATTGAGCCACCGGAGACTGTCAAGGTCGCGATGGAAATGCAGATGCGGGCAAACCGTGAAAAGCGTGCGGTGATTCTCACCGCTGAGGGTGCCAAGCAAAGCGAAATTCTCACCGCAGAAGGCGCCAAACAGGCCGCGATTTTGAACGCTGAAGGTGACGCCCAAGCCGCCGTTCTTCGGGCAGAAGGTGAAGCCAAAGCGGTCACCGAAGTATTCAATGCGGTGCGTGCCGCGGAACTCGACGAGTCGATGCTCGCCTACCGCTACCTTGAACAACTTCCCGAACTGGCCAAAGGTGACGCTAATAAGGTGTGGGTCATCCCCAGTGAACTCTCTGGTGCGATGCACAAATTAAGCCAAGCCTTCGGCCAGAAGGGCAAGTAA
- a CDS encoding NfeD family protein encodes MAVWLWLLAAGALFVLEVVTADLLFASLAISATAAMLTAWGGGGFLAQGVAFAISAIITVFILRPIALREMAKRSPKTATNTEALLGVDAKTLSVTTAESGQVKLKGEVWSARSESGRIPAGQSVTVVTIDGAIAVVRSKSTND; translated from the coding sequence ATGGCCGTGTGGTTGTGGTTGTTAGCTGCCGGTGCACTGTTCGTGCTCGAAGTGGTCACCGCTGATCTGCTTTTCGCGTCACTCGCGATCTCCGCGACAGCGGCGATGCTCACCGCCTGGGGTGGTGGTGGTTTCCTCGCCCAAGGTGTGGCCTTCGCCATTTCCGCCATCATTACGGTGTTCATCCTTCGCCCAATAGCGCTTCGGGAAATGGCGAAGCGCTCACCCAAAACGGCAACCAACACCGAAGCACTGCTCGGTGTTGACGCCAAAACCCTGTCAGTGACTACTGCCGAATCGGGTCAGGTGAAACTAAAGGGCGAAGTCTGGTCGGCCAGGAGTGAGTCGGGCCGAATCCCTGCGGGCCAATCGGTCACCGTAGTCACCATCGACGGCGCCATCGCCGTTGTGCGTTCGAAATCAACCAATGATTGA
- a CDS encoding Gfo/Idh/MocA family protein — MTPLRIGILGAARITPDALVIPAGLLGHELVAIAARDQRRAEAFAAEHRVARVHESYQDVIDDPDVDVVYNPLPNGLHGPWNIRALQAGKHVLSEKPSASNATEARAVAKAHQASGVRFMEAFHYRYHPVMKRMVDIAGSGEIGEIEHVEVVMGFPLDNLLDPRWDFDLAGGALMDVGCYALHGIRSVGVAMGGEPTVTDAKAVLRDDDPRVDSELFGDVVYPSGASAHFRSSFVLPEMTFTMHLRGTTGEALAHNFVLPSLDNRITVVTAGNSTTERYGDQTSYTYQLDAFAAHVADGAEIYSDSHDALIQSELMDACYEAAGLPLRPTNTI, encoded by the coding sequence ATGACACCCTTGCGAATTGGAATTCTTGGCGCCGCTCGAATCACTCCCGACGCTCTGGTCATTCCCGCTGGACTGCTCGGACACGAGCTGGTGGCCATCGCGGCGAGGGATCAACGCCGCGCTGAAGCGTTTGCCGCCGAACATCGCGTGGCGAGGGTTCACGAGAGTTATCAGGACGTAATTGACGACCCAGATGTGGACGTAGTTTACAACCCGCTACCCAATGGCCTGCACGGGCCGTGGAATATTCGGGCACTGCAGGCAGGAAAACACGTGCTCAGTGAGAAACCTTCTGCCAGTAATGCCACCGAAGCGCGTGCTGTAGCGAAAGCGCACCAGGCTTCTGGGGTGCGGTTCATGGAGGCATTTCACTACCGCTACCACCCGGTGATGAAGCGGATGGTGGACATTGCGGGCAGTGGTGAGATTGGCGAGATTGAACACGTCGAAGTGGTGATGGGTTTTCCGCTAGATAACCTGCTCGACCCACGCTGGGATTTTGACCTCGCCGGGGGTGCGCTGATGGATGTGGGCTGTTACGCATTACACGGTATTCGCAGTGTGGGGGTGGCGATGGGCGGTGAACCCACCGTCACTGACGCCAAAGCTGTCCTACGAGATGACGACCCGCGGGTCGATAGCGAACTCTTCGGTGATGTGGTCTACCCCTCGGGGGCGAGCGCCCACTTTCGCTCCAGTTTTGTCCTACCCGAAATGACGTTCACCATGCACCTTCGGGGCACAACCGGTGAAGCCTTGGCCCACAATTTTGTCCTCCCCTCACTCGATAACCGAATCACCGTGGTCACAGCTGGCAACAGCACGACGGAGCGCTACGGCGATCAGACCAGCTACACCTACCAGTTGGATGCCTTTGCTGCGCATGTGGCTGATGGCGCGGAGATTTATTCGGACTCGCACGATGCCCTCATCCAGTCTGAACTGATGGATGCCTGTTACGAGGCAGCCGGTTTACCACTTCGGCCCACCAACACCATTTAG
- a CDS encoding IS481 family transposase: MSKAKVVILSIVHQGLSVTEAAAVHGYSRTHIYRLLERYNTGGIDPVEPRPPIAKSQPHKTPEPLREKIIELRTSLTKMGLDAGPISLQWYLQREGLPAPSTSTIRRILHQAGLIVAQPQKKPKSATLRFEAAQPNETWQSDVVHWYLQNGTRVEILGWLDDHSRFLLSSTCHHSVTGQRVVDDFTKLISTFGPPYSTLTDNGQIFTSRSTGGKNAFEYLLAKHGIRQKNGRKNHPQTQGKIERFHQTLKQWLRAKPRPETLQELQQQLDQLRHHYNHTRPHRSLGGKTPHEAYESGIKATPDQPPITHAWRIRHDHVDKDGKVSLRRAGKMHHLGVGRTHRHTPVLILVDKTSVTITNEQTGELLSQHQIDENKSYWRNQLRPPGRWPTE; encoded by the coding sequence ATGTCGAAAGCCAAAGTTGTCATCTTGTCCATCGTCCACCAGGGGCTGTCTGTCACCGAGGCAGCCGCCGTTCACGGCTACAGCCGCACCCACATTTATCGGCTTCTTGAGCGTTACAACACAGGCGGTATCGACCCGGTCGAACCCCGCCCTCCGATTGCGAAATCCCAACCCCACAAGACACCCGAACCACTGCGCGAAAAAATAATTGAACTGCGCACATCACTCACCAAAATGGGCCTGGATGCCGGCCCAATCAGCCTCCAGTGGTATCTACAACGCGAGGGCCTGCCGGCACCATCCACCTCCACAATCCGCCGCATCCTCCACCAAGCCGGCCTCATCGTCGCCCAACCCCAGAAAAAACCCAAGAGCGCAACCCTCCGGTTCGAAGCCGCTCAACCTAACGAAACATGGCAATCCGACGTCGTCCACTGGTATCTCCAAAACGGCACCCGCGTCGAAATCCTCGGATGGCTCGATGACCATTCCCGATTCCTCCTATCAAGCACCTGTCACCACAGCGTCACAGGCCAACGCGTGGTCGATGACTTCACAAAACTCATCTCCACGTTCGGACCGCCTTACTCAACACTCACCGACAACGGTCAAATATTCACCTCGCGCAGCACAGGCGGGAAAAACGCCTTCGAATACCTCCTCGCCAAGCACGGAATACGACAAAAGAACGGACGCAAAAACCACCCCCAAACCCAAGGCAAAATCGAACGATTCCACCAAACCCTTAAACAATGGCTGCGCGCCAAACCACGACCAGAAACCCTCCAAGAGCTTCAACAGCAACTCGACCAGTTGCGCCACCACTACAACCACACCCGACCTCACCGATCCCTCGGCGGCAAAACACCACACGAAGCCTACGAATCAGGAATCAAAGCCACACCAGACCAACCACCCATCACCCACGCCTGGCGAATCAGACACGACCACGTCGACAAAGACGGAAAAGTATCCCTCCGACGGGCAGGCAAAATGCACCACCTCGGCGTCGGCCGCACACACCGCCACACCCCAGTGCTCATACTCGTCGACAAAACCAGCGTCACCATCACCAACGAACAAACCGGCGAGCTACTGAGCCAACACCAAATCGACGAAAACAAAAGCTACTGGCGAAACCAACTCAGACCACCAGGACGCTGGCCCACAGAATAA
- a CDS encoding SDR family NAD(P)-dependent oxidoreductase — protein sequence MTFTTESIPPLHNTVALITGGNGGLGYHSALALSAKGAHVILGSRDPDKGAQARDTITSQHPDASIEVLPLDLASLASIATAAHTVTSTHSALNILMNNAGIMALPESTTEDGFESQFGVNHLGHWALTAQLMPLLTQTPGARVVTTTSTAHHFASGINHTNPHLRGKYSPWGAYGHSKLANYYFALGLHKKAQAAGMSIMSMLAHPGLAHTDLQVRTAAEGGAGASGEFFKRLAATRGMTAADGALPQLRAAVDPDAQSGQFYAPRKVNTGDPIIRPFLRPFAQSQIAKLWALSARETGLAIL from the coding sequence ATGACATTCACCACCGAATCCATCCCCCCGCTTCACAACACTGTGGCACTCATCACAGGGGGAAACGGCGGACTGGGCTACCACAGCGCACTCGCACTCTCCGCCAAAGGAGCACACGTCATCTTGGGCTCACGTGACCCCGACAAAGGCGCGCAGGCGCGGGACACCATCACCTCCCAGCATCCGGATGCCTCCATCGAAGTACTTCCCCTCGACCTCGCCTCACTCGCCTCAATCGCTACCGCAGCCCACACCGTGACCTCCACCCATAGCGCGCTGAACATTCTGATGAACAACGCCGGAATCATGGCGCTACCTGAATCGACCACCGAAGATGGGTTCGAATCACAGTTTGGAGTAAACCACCTCGGGCACTGGGCGCTGACCGCCCAGTTGATGCCGCTGTTGACCCAGACACCAGGTGCACGAGTCGTTACCACCACAAGTACCGCCCACCACTTTGCCAGCGGCATCAACCACACAAACCCCCACCTGCGGGGCAAGTATTCGCCGTGGGGCGCCTATGGGCACTCAAAACTTGCCAACTACTACTTCGCTCTAGGCCTTCACAAAAAAGCCCAAGCGGCAGGTATGTCAATCATGAGCATGTTGGCCCACCCCGGCCTCGCCCACACCGACCTCCAAGTGCGCACCGCCGCCGAAGGCGGCGCGGGAGCATCCGGGGAGTTCTTCAAACGCTTAGCCGCCACAAGAGGCATGACCGCCGCTGACGGAGCACTGCCTCAACTGCGGGCCGCAGTAGACCCCGACGCTCAAAGCGGTCAGTTCTATGCGCCACGAAAGGTCAACACGGGTGACCCCATCATTCGGCCGTTCCTGCGACCCTTCGCACAATCACAGATCGCCAAACTGTGGGCACTGTCCGCGCGGGAGACCGGTCTCGCAATTCTGTAG
- a CDS encoding ArsR/SmtB family transcription factor, whose translation MGNMDEVRAIARDCSEIFLALGDHQRQDILILLATEGPLNVTEITRNMDLSRPSVSHHLKVLKSAGLVSVESKSRENFYTAQWADASAKLLPFMKKVLKA comes from the coding sequence ATGGGGAACATGGACGAGGTGCGGGCAATAGCCCGCGATTGCTCCGAGATCTTTTTGGCGCTGGGCGACCATCAGCGACAGGACATCCTCATTCTGCTCGCCACCGAGGGCCCTTTGAACGTCACGGAAATCACTCGGAATATGGACCTGTCGAGACCCTCCGTGTCACACCACCTCAAGGTGCTGAAGTCAGCGGGGTTGGTCAGCGTGGAAAGTAAGTCTCGGGAGAACTTTTACACCGCCCAGTGGGCGGATGCTTCCGCCAAGCTCCTGCCTTTCATGAAGAAGGTCTTGAAGGCGTAA
- a CDS encoding type II toxin-antitoxin system VapC family toxin, whose amino-acid sequence MTPQPGVLLDTHVLLWSLNGARKVSQRLIGVVNSERPVFFSAVSIVEIAIKSQRGTLPDMGDLVPHLQLAGFVELTLDSASAQEMSRFGGLARHDPFDRMLVGQAAAHKLNFETADHTLLSLGMPFIYDATQ is encoded by the coding sequence GTGACGCCACAACCCGGAGTGTTGCTCGACACCCATGTTCTGTTGTGGTCGCTAAACGGGGCACGAAAGGTCAGCCAGCGTCTGATTGGGGTTGTGAACTCTGAGCGACCCGTGTTTTTCTCTGCAGTGTCGATTGTAGAAATTGCCATTAAATCACAGCGGGGCACGCTGCCCGATATGGGCGACCTTGTTCCGCACCTCCAGCTGGCCGGATTTGTTGAGCTCACCCTTGATTCGGCCAGTGCTCAAGAGATGAGTCGATTTGGGGGACTGGCCCGGCACGACCCATTTGATCGAATGCTGGTCGGGCAAGCAGCAGCCCACAAATTGAACTTCGAAACCGCAGATCACACACTGCTCTCACTCGGCATGCCCTTTATTTATGACGCCACTCAATAG
- a CDS encoding type II toxin-antitoxin system Phd/YefM family antitoxin: MTQMVNMHDAKSRLSSLIASVENGEEVIIARAGTPVAKIVSYAEPAHPDRFGSLKDIVPYISLDAWERSDRDMEDVWKLRGENL, from the coding sequence ATGACGCAAATGGTAAACATGCATGACGCGAAATCGAGACTGTCAAGTCTCATTGCCTCTGTCGAGAACGGCGAAGAGGTGATTATCGCGCGGGCAGGCACGCCCGTGGCGAAAATTGTCTCCTACGCAGAGCCGGCTCACCCGGACAGGTTCGGCAGTCTGAAAGACATAGTTCCGTACATTTCTCTTGACGCCTGGGAACGCTCAGATCGTGACATGGAAGACGTGTGGAAGCTGCGGGGCGAAAACCTGTGA
- a CDS encoding ATP-binding protein, producing the protein MYNRAKGGESMAQGYQRRIVDDTLDQLLAGLPAIAIEGAKAVGKTATASRRAHTTLSLDDPQTFDVISANPNAIAELTPPVFLDEWQLVPDLWNRVRHLVDEDPRARGRFLLAGSSGVQPTVRIHSGAGRIVRLVMRPLSLAERGLETPTVSLRALFDSPHTNDEVHAIDGETHLSLGDYVDEILRSGFPGIRELDDQVRTRAIDSYLERVVEGDLEQMGVSIRRPGALMAWLRAYAAATSGTADYAKILNAATPGEGNKPTRHTVDSYREHLTRVFLLDPLPAWQPSFAPLKRLTLASKHHLVDPALAARLVGVARGGLLVGQGERVASDTGSWLGALFECLATQSVRVYAEAHGAQTGHLRTSGGEREIDLIVEDDQRRIVGIEVKLADTVNDGDVRHLQWLKDQLGERMVDMVVVNTGRFAYRRPDGVAVVPLALLGP; encoded by the coding sequence ATGTATAATAGGGCGAAGGGCGGTGAGAGTATGGCGCAGGGGTACCAGCGACGCATCGTCGATGACACACTCGATCAGTTACTGGCCGGCCTACCCGCCATCGCCATCGAGGGAGCCAAAGCCGTGGGAAAAACGGCCACAGCAAGCCGTCGAGCACACACGACCCTCTCCCTCGACGACCCCCAAACTTTTGACGTGATTAGTGCTAACCCCAATGCAATTGCCGAATTGACGCCTCCGGTTTTCCTCGACGAATGGCAATTGGTTCCCGACCTGTGGAATCGGGTGCGCCACCTTGTCGACGAAGACCCCCGGGCACGCGGACGTTTTCTCCTGGCCGGTTCCTCAGGAGTGCAACCCACTGTGCGCATCCACAGTGGTGCGGGGCGCATTGTGCGCCTGGTCATGCGCCCACTGTCGCTGGCTGAGCGCGGACTGGAAACCCCAACCGTGTCCCTCCGAGCACTTTTTGACAGCCCACACACCAACGACGAGGTGCACGCCATCGACGGGGAGACACACCTTTCGCTCGGAGACTACGTCGACGAAATCCTCCGCTCCGGCTTCCCCGGAATACGCGAACTCGATGACCAGGTGCGTACTCGAGCAATCGACAGCTACCTGGAGCGCGTCGTGGAGGGTGACCTCGAACAGATGGGGGTCAGTATTCGACGGCCTGGTGCACTCATGGCGTGGCTACGTGCCTACGCGGCCGCCACATCTGGAACAGCGGACTACGCCAAAATTCTTAATGCGGCCACACCGGGTGAAGGAAACAAGCCCACCAGGCACACAGTGGATTCCTACCGTGAACACCTCACCAGGGTGTTCCTCCTGGATCCGCTTCCCGCTTGGCAGCCAAGCTTCGCCCCGCTAAAGCGCCTCACCCTCGCCAGCAAGCACCACCTGGTCGACCCGGCCCTCGCTGCCCGTTTAGTGGGAGTAGCCCGAGGTGGGCTGCTGGTCGGGCAGGGCGAGCGGGTAGCAAGCGATACGGGGTCGTGGTTAGGTGCGCTTTTTGAATGCTTGGCGACCCAGTCGGTTCGGGTCTACGCCGAGGCGCACGGCGCCCAGACGGGACACCTGCGCACCAGCGGTGGCGAGCGAGAAATTGACCTGATTGTCGAAGACGACCAGCGTCGCATTGTGGGGATTGAAGTGAAACTGGCCGACACGGTGAACGATGGTGACGTCCGCCACCTGCAGTGGTTAAAAGATCAACTGGGTGAACGGATGGTCGACATGGTGGTGGTGAACACCGGTCGCTTCGCGTATCGCCGCCCGGATGGCGTGGCGGTGGTGCCCCTGGCCCTACTGGGTCCGTAA
- a CDS encoding nucleotidyltransferase family protein, with product MTPKQAEVLEKDVAAHLVAASLLISQTASLSGALTDAHIDHLVYKGAALGALQGGVSSRGAGDVDVLVEPEDIPRVDWVLKDRGYRPAQQLPPVGHRGSWKFITTIDREVAYTGRPVGVDVHWRISPPRHLFATPRELFQRSITLDVGGVGVPTAAAGDALAMACFHAYYDRFSQLRAMVDIHRLIPLALQSRLPPLSPALGRLTAGVLTLHRELFPGIVDDEITELLTLLPKPLPMVRKVWERCGGDPTCREATRHPGLLWQRFLAELAYDHPIEALPRWVAKRLVFFPPATAVGQHQSLPRAFGSQLVRIAQGRAS from the coding sequence ATTACCCCGAAGCAGGCAGAGGTTCTCGAAAAGGATGTGGCGGCCCACCTCGTCGCTGCCTCCCTGCTCATCTCCCAGACTGCGTCACTCTCCGGTGCACTTACCGATGCCCACATCGACCACCTGGTCTATAAGGGCGCGGCGTTGGGGGCCCTCCAGGGTGGGGTGTCCTCCAGGGGTGCGGGTGATGTGGACGTGCTGGTGGAGCCAGAAGATATCCCCCGGGTTGATTGGGTACTGAAAGATCGGGGATACCGGCCCGCCCAGCAACTGCCCCCTGTGGGCCACCGGGGCAGTTGGAAGTTCATCACCACGATTGATCGTGAAGTGGCCTACACCGGCCGACCGGTAGGCGTGGATGTGCACTGGCGCATTAGCCCCCCACGGCACCTTTTTGCCACACCGCGCGAACTATTCCAGCGCTCCATAACCTTGGATGTCGGTGGGGTGGGGGTTCCCACCGCGGCAGCGGGGGACGCACTGGCCATGGCGTGCTTCCACGCCTACTATGACCGCTTTTCCCAACTGCGCGCCATGGTCGATATTCACCGGTTAATCCCGCTTGCCCTGCAGTCACGCCTGCCGCCACTCAGTCCAGCCCTTGGCCGACTGACCGCAGGCGTGCTGACCCTGCACCGGGAGCTTTTTCCCGGCATTGTTGATGACGAAATCACCGAACTTCTCACTCTCCTGCCCAAGCCACTACCGATGGTGCGGAAGGTGTGGGAGCGCTGCGGGGGCGATCCGACCTGTCGGGAGGCCACCCGGCATCCAGGCCTGCTGTGGCAAAGGTTCCTCGCAGAACTCGCCTACGACCACCCAATAGAGGCACTGCCCCGGTGGGTGGCGAAACGCTTAGTGTTCTTCCCCCCTGCCACAGCGGTGGGACAACACCAGAGCCTGCCGCGAGCCTTCGGCTCGCAATTGGTGCGTATTGCCCAGGGCCGGGCGTCGTAG
- a CDS encoding glucosamine-6-phosphate deaminase — protein sequence MTEVVVVDSPDSASALAAELILSKVRTKPALRLGVATGATPVSLYRQMAVLAKQFGIDLGELQAYALDEYVGLEPGSPQSFRHFLEEHFIEVLGLDPNCLVVPSGDVATIATAGDHFEKAILDTGGIDCQILGIGSNGHIGFNEPGSSLGSRTRVKTLTENTRRDNGAYFSQPEDVPVHCISQGIGTILEARSLVMLAFGDKKAEAVASAVEGPISASCPASAIQLHPHATVILDEGAASRLEQLRYYKFVWENKPDWQSWRLS from the coding sequence GTGACTGAAGTCGTCGTTGTTGATTCACCTGATTCCGCGAGTGCGCTTGCCGCCGAACTGATCTTGTCGAAAGTGCGCACTAAACCAGCTCTTCGATTGGGGGTCGCCACCGGGGCAACCCCGGTGTCCCTGTACCGTCAGATGGCTGTGCTGGCGAAGCAGTTTGGAATTGATCTCGGTGAGCTTCAGGCGTACGCGCTTGACGAATATGTCGGGCTGGAACCGGGAAGCCCTCAAAGCTTCCGCCACTTCTTGGAGGAACACTTCATCGAAGTGCTCGGCTTGGATCCGAACTGTCTTGTTGTCCCTTCCGGGGATGTTGCGACGATCGCCACCGCAGGTGACCATTTTGAAAAAGCAATCCTGGATACCGGCGGCATTGATTGCCAAATCCTTGGCATCGGATCGAACGGGCACATTGGATTCAACGAGCCAGGTTCTTCTCTCGGGTCTCGGACGAGAGTAAAAACCCTGACGGAAAACACTCGGCGAGACAATGGGGCGTATTTCAGTCAGCCGGAGGATGTTCCTGTTCACTGCATTAGCCAAGGAATCGGGACTATTCTCGAAGCACGTTCTTTAGTAATGCTTGCCTTCGGCGACAAAAAGGCAGAGGCTGTGGCCTCAGCCGTAGAAGGGCCGATATCCGCCTCGTGTCCTGCTTCCGCTATTCAGTTACACCCTCACGCCACCGTGATCCTTGACGAGGGTGCAGCAAGTCGACTCGAACAGCTGCGGTATTACAAATTCGTGTGGGAGAACAAGCCGGATTGGCAAAGTTGGCGGTTGTCGTAG